The genomic DNA GGAGTATCGGAATCGGATGGCCATATAATGCAGACGACCTTATACCAGATTTCTTTCAAGGCTTTGGgaagtttgtcttttttaatgtCATCCTTTAGTATAACAACAACCATTGATTCACGACCCTCTCGGAAGGCATGCATTCTAGTCATTTCTACTTCGTACGTGCCCCAGCTACTCTTTAGGAAATCCTCAGTGATAACGAATATAACTTTCCTGCTTGAATTGATAGCTTTAACGACACACTCAGCAATATCCACTCCAACCAAGAAATCCTTATCATCTAAACAGAAACTAAATCCTTTCGTCTGCAACCTGTCGTGGAGAGTTTTTACCCAAGTTTTGTCGTAATGACTGTATGAGATAAACGCATCATAACTGAACTCTTCGAGAAGAGGCTGGTAATGCCTAAGTTTCATTTTAACTCTCagaaagaaatattcaaatgcAAATCGGTAGCGATAGTATACTATTCCAAAGATTAATGCCAAAAATGTGAAAGAAGTAATGCAACTTGCAAACGTTATCCATAATTCCGTTTGGCAACTGATTTCATATGTTTGAAGATTTTGCAaaaaatgagacaaaattgaaatgGTCCCATTTTGGAGGACGcattcaatttcattaacatcACTTATAAATCCTGAACGGTTCACCCATTTTAGAAAACGTAAGGTATTACATGAACATTCAATCGGATTTCCACGAAGAAAGACACGTGAAGGTTTTATTATGTTCAGTAAGGCCATATTGTCATCACTAAGACACGAAAATCTATTGTATTTTAGACTGATTTGTTTAATGGTATTCGGTTTCGACAGAAAGTTTGGTAACGCTTGTAAGTTGTTTTTGTCCAATATGATCGAAAGTTTTTGTCTAAAAGGATGATGAAATAAGTCATTAGGTAGagaatttatataatttttcgtcaggtcaatgttttgtaaatctaAATTCATCTTAAGAAATTCGGAGGCATTTTTTAGGGAATTCAAACCAATTCCAAGATAAGAATCTTGTGCAATGAGATTTATCAGTTTAGGAAAATGTTCCAGAAGATTAACGCTCAAAACTTTGCAAATAAATCCTGAAATATCCAAATGCTCTAAATTTTCCATTCCATGAAACGTACCATCGCAATCTCGGAGTGTTATGTTAgccatatttacaatttttaaatttgacgCGTTGATAATAGTTAGATTCGCAATTCTCCTTCTATTATATAATCTTACGTGAGAATAGAAGTCCAATTGTTCTAAGGTTTTTGGAAGGCAAAATGAGTAAGAAATGTCATTTTCACTCGATCTTTTTACTCTTTTGTCTCTTGATATCACATGTGGAATTCtgattattttcaaatgtttaaatgcACAAAATGCAAAAACATAATTATCCCTGCTGTCGAACATTAAATCAATATTCAATTCTTCTAAACAATTCTCTGTATatccatattttaaaaatggtcCCAACTTTATGCCAAGTATACTATCACCCATCAAATTTAACTTTTGTAGGCATATTTCTTGAAGAACTGCGAAATGTTTATGGCCTAACACAAACCCGTAAATATGTGGATTATTAGTGATGCttatttctgtcatatttttaCCTTTGAAAATCTTCAAAGATTTAAATATACTGCCGATAGTGTCGTAATTAGCTAGCCCTGACATAATATTTATTCTCAGTGTCTTTAAtgtttgaaaagaaattaaagtaTCTGGTGCTAGGGAAACCACCCGATCAAGTGACAATGCTTCTATTTTTAGACACTTAAATTCTTTAAATGAATTGTCTAAGTATGCTCCCCTGTGCATTCCAAAAATTTTAAGATCCTTTAACTTTGTTAAATTACAAAGACATTTATCTATTTGATGTCGTCCTCGAAGGTCAATTCCTAGCGTAGTCAATGACCTTATTTGAGATATTTCAACCTG from Mytilus trossulus isolate FHL-02 chromosome 8, PNRI_Mtr1.1.1.hap1, whole genome shotgun sequence includes the following:
- the LOC134727601 gene encoding toll-like receptor 2 produces the protein MKLRHYQPLLEEFSYDAFISYSHYDKTWVKTLHDRLQTKGFSFCLDDKDFLVGVDIAECVVKAINSSRKVIFVITEDFLKSSWGTYEVEMTRMHAFREGRESMVVVILKDDIKKDKLPKALKEIWYKVVCIIWPSDSDTPYHSEDIFYEKLSIALSDGRTQMCENK